Within the Scytonema millei VB511283 genome, the region AGTACACACCCTCCTTTAAGGGCATCAAGAGTAAATTATTTCAATGTCCGAATCTCATATTACCGTCACCGTTCCTGCTACCACGGCAAATCTAGGACCAGGATTTGATTGTATTGGTGCAGCATTAACTGTATACAATCGGTTCGAGTTTTCCCGCTCGGAAGTAGGCAAACTGAGCATCACAGTTACAGGTACAGAAGCCGCCAAAGTTAAGACAGATGAGAATAATTTACTGTACCAGGCTTTTTTGAGACTGTATCAACACATTAAGCAATCGCCGCCAGCAGTAGCAATTGAAATTGAATTAGGCGTACCTTTGGCGCGGGGTTTGGGGAGTTCGGCTACTGCAATCGTTGGTGGTTTGGTAGGTGCAAATCAATTAGCAGGTACGCCTTTAAGTCAAGCTGAGGTGATGAATTTAGCGATCGCAATGGAAGGACATCCTGATAATGTCGTACCAGCCTTGCTAGGTGGCTGTCGGCTAGCGGCTAGCGACATCACGTCAAATTGGCAAATTTGCGATATCCCGTGGCAAGAAAATGTCGTACCAGTCGTTGCAATTCCTAATTTTGAGCTATCGACATCTGAAGCGCGGCGGGTTTTACCGACTCAGGTGAGTCGCGCCGATGCAATTTTTAATACAGCACATTTAGGACTACTACTGCGGGGTTTAGCAACAGGTAATGGAGAATGGATCGGTGCAGCTTTGCAAGATCGACTGCATCAACCATACCGTCAAGGATTGATTGCAGGTTATGAAGCCTTACAAAATGCCGCTTTAGCTGCTGGAGCCTACGGGATGGTTATTAGCGGCGCGGGACCAACTTTACTAGCATTGACGGAAACCGCACAGGCGACGGCTGTAGCAACTGCAATGCAGTCAGCTTGGCAACAACAAGGAATCGATGCTGAAGTGCGATCGCTGGCGCTCGACACTCAAGGGGCAACTACCAACCCTGTTTGATTCGTGAAATTCAGATGTAGGGTGGACAATGCCCACCCCAATACTTCTCGGTGAGGATACATAGCCCTTGAAGATCCCCCAACCCCCTTAAAAAGGGGGCAAGAGTTCCCCCCTTAAAAAGGGGGGTTAGGGGGGATCGAATCAAAACCTACGAAGTATTGTTGCCCACCCTACCAGAAAAGCGCCTACAATTGATTGAGTTAGTAATAGTAGTATCCATAATAATTAGCTTTTATCAACTCAATCTTTTGCTTTATCAAGATATTATAATTTAAGCGATCGCTCTCGAAGATCGCACTATATATTTCACTTATATTAGTTAGCAAAACTAATTTAAAATATTGCTAATTCAAGCTAAATATTCAATAGAAGAACATCTGTATTTTTCAACTCAATTAGTGTTTAAAATTGTAACAAAACCTGATATCTTTCTATTCTTTATTGATACTCTAAAATGAAAGGGAAAAATTTGTTGCCTGGGTTTTAATTTATCATTCCTCAGTGATAAATTAAATCCTGCCTCTACTAACCTAGAGGCATTTTTATTGTAGTTGCAGACAATTTTATTCCTAACAAAAACTCAACCTCTAATAGTATAGAGGTCAAATCTTCAAATACTATTATTTTGCTTTTATAGTAGGGCAGCAAATTTCCACCCTACTAATGACAAATGACCAATGACAAATAACGATTAAGGAGTAGGCTTAAAATAGGTGCCATACTGCAAACCTGGAAACCAAATTTGCAACATAATTAGCACTACCGAAAGAGCAACCATTGTAAAAGTTGCCATCACGGGGGCAAGAGTGAGATATTTAAACACATGTTGCATGGCTATTTTCCTAATTGAGACTTTGAAGAGTGCAGAACAAAATTTTGAATTATTTCAACTCAATTAATTCGGCTACCGTGGTGAGATTGGAATTTCCTCATCTCTAGCAGTTAAGTCACCACTCAAGAATTCTTGCAGCGCTAAAAGAGGCCAAAGAACAGCTTTCGTTATGGACTGTAATGCCAGCGGTAAATCGATAAAAATTTCTTTCATTTCAGGGTCGCTGGCTGATTTAGTAGCACGGAGATAAGAGCGACCGCTCCAGCCGATAAAACCAGCCACGTACAAAAATAGACCAATGGGAGCTAAAACATCAGTAGCTCTATCTAAGCGATCGAGTGGCAAATGAGGTAAACCATCTGAACCGCAAAGTTCGTATTTTGCGTAAGCCTTAAATGGCTTATTGAAGTAATAAGTATCAGGAGCATTTTTCATCCGCGCCTGAAAAGCTGGCGATTTGCTACAAGGTACGAGAGTGCTGTTAGCCGCTGAAGCCGTAGGAATTGTACTGCCCCAAATTACAAAGGCGATCGCTAGTGCAAATAATAACCGCCTCATGTTAATTCCAGTGTCTGTGTTTTCACTTTTTATGAACTGCATAGCATCATTAATGGTTATTTCTAGAGGCGCGATCGCTCTTTTGTAGAGGCGATCGTCATTGTCTTTGGCAAGTATCCTAACAGACTCAAAATTCAATCTAATCTGATTTGATAAAAATTAAATTGTCCTGACTACAAGATAAAAAACGTTTTGTATTTTATAACTTTACATATTATTTTTCAAGGTTCAAATCCTGACTGCAAAAGAATTTTAGAAATGCGAATCATCTCATAAACTTTTTTTGTAGCTTCATTTATGAAGAAAAAATCTCAACTCATCTAGTTATTTTCGTTTTCTTTACAACGCCAGCCGGGATGCGATCGCTCGCGAACAACAGATATTTTTATGTAGGGTGGGAAATACCCACCCTACGCTCGATTAACCAAACTTACCAGCAGTCGAAGCAATCACGAAAGCAGCATAAGTGAGGACGTAGCCAACTGCAAAGTGAGCTAACCCCACAACGCGAGCTTGAACGATGGATAGAGCCACGGGCTTGTCTTTCCAGCGAATCAGGTTCGCAAGAGGTGTCCGTTCGTGCGCCCAGACCAAAGTTTCGATCAATTCTTGCCAGTAACCGCGCCAAGAAATCAGGAACATGAAACCAGTTGCCCAGACTAAGTGTCCCAACAGGAACATCCAAGACCAGACAGACAGGTTATTCATGCCATAGGGGTTATAGCCGTTAATCAACTGAGCTGAATACAGCCACAGGTAATCGCGCAACCAACCCATGAGGTATGTCGAAGACTCGTTGAACTGAGCCACGTTACCTTGCCAAATTCCTAAGTGCTTCCAGTGCCAGTAGAACGTCACCCACCCAATCGTGTTCAGCATCCAGAATGCAGCCAGGTAGAAGGAGTCCCAAGCAGAGATATCGCAAGTGCCACCCCGACCGGGACCATCACAAGGGAAGGCATAGCCAAAGTCTTTCTTGTCTGGCATCAGCTTGGAACCGCGGGCATCTAAAGCGCCTTTGACTAATACCAACGTGGTTGTGTGTAAAGCGAGGGCAAATGCGTGGTGTACCAAGAAGTCACCAGGACCAATCGTCAAGAACAAAGAGTTCGTACCAGCATTGATCGCACCTAACCAACCAGGCAACCAGACGTTACCGTGATTGGGCCAAGCTGTTGTAGCGATACTATCTGGGTTAGACAACAGAGTATCGAAGCCGTACAAAACCTTACCGTGGGAAGCCTGAATGAACTGGGCGAACACGGGTTCGATTAGAATTTGCTTTTCGGGAGTACCGAAGGCAACGACGACATCGTTATGAACGTAAAGCCCTAGAGTATGGAAACCCAAGAAGAGCGATACCCAAGACAGGTGAGAGATAATCGCCTCTTTGTGCTTCAGGACACGTTCTAATACGTTGCCCTTATTTTGCTCTGGATCGTAGTCCCGTACCCAGAAGATCGCTCCGTGGGCAAAAGCCCCCAGCATGATGAATCCAGCAATGTACTGGTGATGCGTGTATAACGCTGCCTGAGTCGTGTAGTCCTGCGCCATGAATGCGTAGGGAGGCAGGGAATACATGTGTTGTGCCACCAGCGAGGTGATGACCCCTAAGCAAGCCAAGTGCCAGCCGAGCTGGAAGTGGAGAGAGTTATTGTAGGTGTCGTAAATGCCTTGGTGAGGCATGTTGAACGGACCTTCTACCGGAACGCCAAAGAAGTTCTTGGCATTCATCATCTCTTTGATGCTGTGACCGATACCGAAGTTGGTACGGTACATGTGTCCGGCAACGATGAACAATACCGCGATCGCCAAATGATGGTGAGCGATATCCGTCAGCCATAAAGACTGAGTTTGAGGGTGGAAGCCACCTAAAAAGGTCAAGATAGCCGTCCCCGCACCCTGAGAGGTTCCAAATACATGATTGGCAGTGTCAGGGTTAGCAGCATAAGCCGCCCATTTCCCCGTAAAGAAGGGCGTTAGACCTTCTGGATGGGGTGGTGTAGTCAGAAAGTTATTCCAACCGACGTGCTGCCCGCGAGCCTCGGGAATAGCAACGTGAACCAGGTGTCCAGTCCAAGCTAAGGAGCTAACGCCAAACAATCCCGCTAGGTGATGGTTGAGGCGAGACTCCGCACTCTTAAACCAGGCAAGTCCTGGGCGGAATTTGGGCTGTAAGTGCAACCAGCCAGCTAGTAAGAATACCGAAGCTAGCAAGAGTAAAAACACCGAACCCATATAGAGGTCGTGGTTTGTCCGCATCCCGATCGTGTACCACCAGTGATAAACACCGGAGTAGGAAATATCGACGGGATAGCTTGCCCCACCTTGGGTAAAAGCATCAACTGCGGCTTTACCGAATTGAGGGTCCCAAATTGCGTGAGCAATGGGACGGACGTGCAGTGGATCTTTTGTCCACTGCTCAAAATTTCCTTGCCAAGCTACGTGGAAGAGAAGGCTGGATGCCCAAAGAAAGATGATGGCAATGTGACCGAAGTGTGTAGCAAAAATCTTTTGATAAAGATTTTCCTCGGTCATTCCATCATGACTTTCAAAGTCGTGGGCGGTAGCAATCCCATACCATATCCGACGAGTGGTCGGGTCTTGTGCGAGATCTTGGCTAAATTTGGGAAATTTAGTTGCCATTTACTTTACTAAATCCTCCAATTAGCTAATCCGTTGTTATTAATGTGAATTAGCAAAATAGTACAGACAAACGAAATCTCCCTCGGCATGAAGCCGAAGAGAAACTACTGTAATTAAATTCACTAGATACCGTATTGAGGTGTAGTTTTAATAGCGCAATTCAATCGCTAGATGCAACAAAACTAACTTATTGCGAACAAAAATTCGCTCAGTCCTTGTGCATTCGCACATAGAAGCATTATTAAATTATTTAGCGATTTATTAAGGCTAGTAAAGCGCTTTTCAAATTATGAAATTGCTTTTAGATTTATAAATTGAAGCGACCTAGCTAAATCTGTCAAACCTTAATTCTGTTAAGCCTTTGCTGTTAACTCATAACTCCAGAGTGATGTTGCATTTGTTTAAGCAACCTTCTTAATTTGGCACTTTAT harbors:
- the thrB gene encoding homoserine kinase yields the protein MSESHITVTVPATTANLGPGFDCIGAALTVYNRFEFSRSEVGKLSITVTGTEAAKVKTDENNLLYQAFLRLYQHIKQSPPAVAIEIELGVPLARGLGSSATAIVGGLVGANQLAGTPLSQAEVMNLAIAMEGHPDNVVPALLGGCRLAASDITSNWQICDIPWQENVVPVVAIPNFELSTSEARRVLPTQVSRADAIFNTAHLGLLLRGLATGNGEWIGAALQDRLHQPYRQGLIAGYEALQNAALAAGAYGMVISGAGPTLLALTETAQATAVATAMQSAWQQQGIDAEVRSLALDTQGATTNPV
- a CDS encoding photosystem I reaction center subunit IX, with translation MQHVFKYLTLAPVMATFTMVALSVVLIMLQIWFPGLQYGTYFKPTP
- a CDS encoding Photosystem I reaction center subunit III, whose protein sequence is MNFESVRILAKDNDDRLYKRAIAPLEITINDAMQFIKSENTDTGINMRRLLFALAIAFVIWGSTIPTASAANSTLVPCSKSPAFQARMKNAPDTYYFNKPFKAYAKYELCGSDGLPHLPLDRLDRATDVLAPIGLFLYVAGFIGWSGRSYLRATKSASDPEMKEIFIDLPLALQSITKAVLWPLLALQEFLSGDLTARDEEIPISPR
- the psaB gene encoding photosystem I core protein PsaB, producing the protein MATKFPKFSQDLAQDPTTRRIWYGIATAHDFESHDGMTEENLYQKIFATHFGHIAIIFLWASSLLFHVAWQGNFEQWTKDPLHVRPIAHAIWDPQFGKAAVDAFTQGGASYPVDISYSGVYHWWYTIGMRTNHDLYMGSVFLLLLASVFLLAGWLHLQPKFRPGLAWFKSAESRLNHHLAGLFGVSSLAWTGHLVHVAIPEARGQHVGWNNFLTTPPHPEGLTPFFTGKWAAYAANPDTANHVFGTSQGAGTAILTFLGGFHPQTQSLWLTDIAHHHLAIAVLFIVAGHMYRTNFGIGHSIKEMMNAKNFFGVPVEGPFNMPHQGIYDTYNNSLHFQLGWHLACLGVITSLVAQHMYSLPPYAFMAQDYTTQAALYTHHQYIAGFIMLGAFAHGAIFWVRDYDPEQNKGNVLERVLKHKEAIISHLSWVSLFLGFHTLGLYVHNDVVVAFGTPEKQILIEPVFAQFIQASHGKVLYGFDTLLSNPDSIATTAWPNHGNVWLPGWLGAINAGTNSLFLTIGPGDFLVHHAFALALHTTTLVLVKGALDARGSKLMPDKKDFGYAFPCDGPGRGGTCDISAWDSFYLAAFWMLNTIGWVTFYWHWKHLGIWQGNVAQFNESSTYLMGWLRDYLWLYSAQLINGYNPYGMNNLSVWSWMFLLGHLVWATGFMFLISWRGYWQELIETLVWAHERTPLANLIRWKDKPVALSIVQARVVGLAHFAVGYVLTYAAFVIASTAGKFG